The following coding sequences lie in one Bordetella genomosp. 9 genomic window:
- a CDS encoding DoxX family protein — MNRHDDAAKLILRLVLGLLILLHGISKMTHGVGNIVGMVQAHGWPAFMAYFVYIGEVVAPILVIAGLFTRLGALLIFINMIVAIVLVHQNQLFMLNGQGGWQLELQGMFLFTALAVALMGAGRFSVGGTSGRFN, encoded by the coding sequence ATGAATCGACACGATGACGCAGCCAAATTGATACTACGCCTGGTTCTGGGCCTCCTGATCCTGCTGCACGGCATATCGAAAATGACCCACGGCGTGGGCAATATCGTCGGCATGGTGCAGGCGCACGGTTGGCCGGCCTTCATGGCGTATTTTGTCTATATCGGCGAAGTCGTCGCGCCGATCCTGGTCATCGCCGGTCTTTTCACCCGCCTGGGCGCGCTATTGATATTCATCAACATGATCGTTGCGATCGTGCTGGTCCATCAAAACCAGCTTTTCATGCTCAATGGCCAGGGCGGATGGCAGCTGGAACTGCAGGGAATGTTCCTTTTCACCGCGCTTGCCGTGGCCTTGATGGGCGCGGGCCGCTTCAGCGTGGGCGGCACGAGCGGACGCTTCAATTGA